In a single window of the Branchiostoma floridae strain S238N-H82 chromosome 2, Bfl_VNyyK, whole genome shotgun sequence genome:
- the LOC118409084 gene encoding uncharacterized protein LOC118409084: protein MWMWPVLLAFCLARSFQCQATITLKRLSSVYLPYSIDEDGQADFAMGDRGAVEKFSYDFEKYRVYAAGKAGILNVIDISAPSTPRVLHRQKLPGGALGVDLCGAYLAVTLAGDSFVDSGKVLVYKKYSDGQTSMELVHDIPVGSRPDSLKFTKDCRKLSVGNEARAGEDESGNFVDPEGSVMVIDFGSEDIGSANPVVRTANFRKFDALGDFYQSAGVRWLMKGLKESWNTQTIPPILNNSSFYQTLEPESITLNEDGSKAYVCFQVRFDAFAICFGLVIN, encoded by the exons ATGTGGATGTGGCCTGTTTTATTGGCTTTTTGTCTTGCTCGGAGTTTCCAGTGCCAAGCAACCATCACGCTGAAACGCCTGTCTTCTGTGTACCTGCCTTACAGCATTGACGAGGATGGACAAGCAGACTTCGCCATGGGGGACAGAGgtgctgtagaaaaattcagCTATGACTTCGAAAAGTACCGGGTCTATGCTGCAG GTAAAGCTGGGATTCTGAACGTTATCGACATCTCCGCCCCCTCCACTCCACGTGTGCTCCACCGGCAGAAGCTGCCAGGCGGTGCCCTTGGCGTTGACCTTTGCGGAGCCTACCTGGCGGTGACTCTTGCTGGGGACTCCTTCGTTGATTCCGGCAAGGTTTTGGTGTATAAAAAGTACAGCGATGGTCAAACGTCCATGGAGCTCGTGCACGACATACCAG TTGGCAGCCGACCAGATTCACTCAAATTTACAAAAGATTGCAGAAAGTTGTCGGTTGGCAATGAGGCGCGTGCAGGGGAAGATGAGTCGGGAAACTTCGTGGATCCCGAAGGATCGGTGATGGTGATCGACTTCGGGTCGGAAGACATCGGCAGTGCCAATCCTGTCGTGCGAACGGCCAACTTCCGCAAATTTGATGCCTT AGGAGACTTCTATCAATCCGCTGGTGTCCGCTGGCTCATGAAGGGATTGAAAGAATCCTGGAACACACAGACGATACCACCGATCCTTAACAACTCTAGTTTTTATCAAACCTTGGAGCCAGAATCCATCACATTAAATGAGGATGGGTCAAAAGCCTACGTCTGTTTTCAGGTGAGATTTGATGCGTTTGCAATCTGTTTTGGCCTTGTTATCAATTAA
- the LOC118405732 gene encoding exportin-2-like: MELNDTNMQALAGYLQKTFCPDVGERRAAEKFLESVEGHQNYPVLLLHLVDKADADMTIRVAAAITFKNYIKRNWRIVEDEPNKVSEPDRDIVKKEIVGLMLRMPEQIQRQLSDAITIIGREDFPAKWPGLVDEMVKKFQSGEFHVINGVLRTAHSIFKRYRHEFKSNELWTEIKYVLESFAAPLMELFKITMDLTNKCASDPVNLKIVLSSLTLIAKIFYSLNFQDLPEFFEDNMQTWMTGFHTLLKLDNKLLVTDDEGEAGPLELIKSQICDNVALYAQKYDEEFQPYLPQFVDAIWHLLITTGQQVKYDLLVSNAIGFLASVCERPHYKHLFEDAATMSSICEKVIIPNMEFRDSDQELFEDDPEEYIRRDLEGSDIDTRRRAACDLVRGLCKFFEAPVTQIFSAYVVAMLAEHAKNPAQNWRKKDAAIYLVTSLASKAQTAKLGSTQASELVNLTDFFTSHIATELQAANVNEHPVLRADAIKYVTTFRTHLSHDHLKACLPLLVNHLSAESGVVHTYAAHCLERLFTTKVNGKPVITKADVEPLAVVLLTNLFNAFTLPGSQENEYVMKTVLRTFSLLQESSIPFLPSLLPKLMEKLAAVAKNPSKPHFNHYLFETLGLATRITCKANPADVTSFEEAFFPPFQEMLQQDVQEFIPYVFQIMSLLLEIRVDGIPESYMALFPHLLMPVLWERSGNIPPLVRLLQAYLQKGAQAIAAAEKIPSILGVFQKLIASKANDHEGFYLLDSLIEHMPEASLSTYMKQIFLLLFQRLQSSKTTKFIKSFLVFMCLFSIKYSATSLVQMVDGIQPKMFGMVLEKLFLQDVQKVSGHTERKICAVGMTKLLTDCPAMLGEYQAHWTPLLQALIGLFELPEDDSVPDDEHFIEIEDTPGYQTAYSKLVFSGKNDHDPLNGAVAEPKIFLAQNLHKLSATCTGKIPGMISSGLDAKAAQYLQGYLQAANVALQ; the protein is encoded by the exons ATGGAGTTGAACGACACCAACATGCAGGCCTTGGCAGGCTACCTGCAGAAAACCTTCTGTCCAGATGTCGGTGAGCGGCGAGCAG CTGAGAAGTTTCTGGAGTCAGTGGAGGGACACCAGAACTACCCTGTCCTCCTGTTACACCTGGTGGACAAGGCTGATGCTGACATGACCATCCGTGTGGCTGCAGCCATCACCTTCAAGAACTACATCAAGAGGAACTGGAGAATC GTTGAGGACGAGCCTAACAAAGTGTCTGAGCCAGATCGTGATATTGTGAAGAAAGAGATTGTGGGCCTGATGCTGCGAATGCCAGAACAAATACAGAGACAG TTGAGTGATGCCATCACCATTATTGGCCGTGAAGACTTTCCTGCCAAATGGCCTGGCCTGGTGGATGAGATGGTGAAAAAGTTCCAGAGTGGAGAGTTCCATGTCATCAACGGGGTACTGCGCACGGCTCACTCTATCTTTAAAAG ATACCGGCATGAGTTCAAGTCCAATGAGTTGTGGACAGAAATCAAGTATGTACTGGAGTCTTTTGCAGCACCTTTGATGGAACTATTCAAG ATCACCATGGACCTGACCAATAAATGTGCTTCAGACCCAGTCAACCTTAAGATCGTATTAAGCTCCCTCACACTCATCGCCAAGATCTTTTATAGCCTCAACTTCCAG GACCTGCCAGAGTTCTTTGAAGACAACATGCAGACCTGGATGACAGGATTCCACACCTTACTGAAGCTGGACAACAAGCTGCTTGTaacagat GATGAGGGAGAGGCTGGTCCGTTGGAGCTGATTAAGTCACAGATCTGTGACAACGTTGCGCTGTATGCACAGAAGTACGATGAGGAGTTCCAGCCGTACCTGCCACAGTTTGTAGATGCCATCTGGCACCTCCTCATTACCACAGGCCAGCAGGTCAAGTATGATCTG CTGGTGAGTAATGCCATCGGGTTCCTGGCCTCAGTGTGTGAGCGGCCTCACTACAAACACCTGTTTGAGGATGCTGCCACCATGTCCTCCATCTGTGAGAAGGTCATCATTCCTAACATGGAGTTCAGAG ATTCCGATCAGGAGCTGTTTGAGGACGACCCTGAGGAGTACATCCGGCGCGACCTGGAGGGCTCGGACATCGACACGCGGCGCCGCGCGGCCTGCGACCTGGTGCGGGGACTCTGCAAGTTCTTTGAAGCTCCTGTCACGCAGATCTTCTCAGCCTACGTCGTAGCCATGCTGGCG GAGCATGCCAAGAACCCAGCCCAGAACTGGAGAAAGAAGGATGCAGCTATCTACCTGGTGACGTCCCTTGCCTCCAAAGCACAGACAGCCAAACTGGGAAGCACTCAGGCCTCTGAGCTGGTCAACCTGACAGACTTCTTCACCAGCCACATTGCTACAGAGCTGCAGGCTGCTAATG TGAACGAGCACCCTGTCCTGCGAGCAGATGCCATCAAGTACGTGACCACATTCCGCACACACCTGTCGCACGACCACCTGAAGGCCTGCCTGCCGCTCCTGGTGAACCACCTGAGTGCAGAGAGCGGTGTCGTGCACACGTACGCAGCACACTGCCTGGAGAGGCTCTTCACCACCAAGGTCAATGGGAAGCCAGT TATCACCAAGGCCGATGTGGAGCCCCTGGCAGTGGTCCTCCTCACCAACCTGTTCAATGCCTTCACCCTGCCTGGGTCCCAAGAGAACGAGTATGTGATGAAGACTGTGCTGAGGaccttctccctgctgcagGAGTCCAGCATCCCCTTCTTACCTTCACTCTTACCCAAACTCATGGAAAAACTTGCTGCTGTCGCTAAG AACCCCAGTAAGCCCCACTTTAACCACTACCTGTTTGAGACCCTGGGCCTGGCCACCAGGATCACCTGTAAGGCTAACCCTGCAGATGTCACCAGCTTTGAGGAGGCTTTCTTCCCTCCCTTCCAGGAAATGCTGCAGCAGGATGTACAAG AGTTCATCCCGTATGTCTTTCAAATCATGTCTCTGTTGCTGGAGATCCGTGTGGATGGGATCCCCGAGTCCTACATGGCCCTGTTCCCCCACCTGCTGATGCCTGTGCTGTGGGAGCGCAGTGGGAACATTCCACCCCTGGTCAGGCTGCTGCAGGCATACCTGCAGAAGGGCGCCCAGGCTATCGCAGCTGCAGAGAAAATT CCCAGCATACTTGGAGTGTTCCAGAAGCTGATTGCCTCCAAAGCTAATGACCACGAGGGCTTCTACCTTCTTGACAGCCTTATAGAACACATGCCAGA AGCTAGCTTGTCCACCTACATGAAACAGATCTTCCTCCTGCTGTTCCAGAGACTACAAAGTTCTAAAACAACAAAGTTTATCAAGA GTTTTCTAGTGTTCATGTGTCTGTTTTCCATCAAGTACAGTGCCACATCCTTGGTGCAAATGGTGGATGGCATACAGCCAAA GATGTTTGGCATGGTGCTGGAGAAGTTGTTCCTACAGGATGTGCAGAAGGTTTCCGGCCACACGGAGAGGAAAATCTGTGCTGTTGGCATGACCAAGCTGCTAACAGACTGCCCTGCCATGCTGGGGGAGTACCAGGCCCATTG GACACCCCTGCTACAGGCTCTGATTGGTCTGTTTGAACTTCCCGAGGATGACAGCGTCCCCGACGACGAGCACTTCATTGAGATAGAAGACACGCCCGGTTACCAGACTGCATACTCCAAACTGGTGTTCTCCGGGAAGAATGACCACGATCCCCTCAATGGGGCTGTAGCAGAGCCCAAAATCTTCCTGGCACAGAATTTGCATAAACTTAGTGCAACGTGTACTGGAAAG ATTCCTGGTATGATCAGTTCCGGCCTGGATGCAAAGGCAGCCCAGTACCTGCAGGGGTACCTCCAGGCTGCTAATGTGGCCCTGCAGTAG
- the LOC118405727 gene encoding gigasin-3a-like translates to MATATFDNIYPLGTKYWGVSSLDASDDDGGIRFRNWPIYGLRQPDAISYFLHGDTGYIVTANEGAPTKVFFQNVSYDEQLKGKDIYKMDLLSSSFPSERLREALSEDPELGCLRFSSADGLDPTEPSKLYRLHAFGGRGVSIFRADDLSLVWDSGDDLERMEAKFYPEIFNSRYDDKPDETPTDEFDDRSCKRGPEPQSLTVGRIGNQTIIFISAQKTGSVFIYSLDTGEQITPTFQSVYWGGRADLTWEEAYRARQVGDMDPEDMSFVPGDRSPNGTPLLLVAGTSSGTVSVYEVMESVVTAKASTKTPDLYLGLTTILCLLVISG, encoded by the exons ATGGCTACAGCTACATTTGACAACATCTATCCACTGGGAACAAAGTACTGGGGCGTGTCATCATTAGATGCAAGTGACGATGATGGAG GAATCCGCTTTCGCAACTGGCCGATATATGGCCTTCGACAACCGGACGCCATATCATATTTCCTGCACGGCGACACGGGCTACATCGTGACAGCCAATGAAGGCGCTCCTACCAAGGTGTTTTTTCAGAACGTGTCGTATGACGAACAACTGAAAGGGAAAGACATCTATAAAA TGGATCTTCTCTCATCCTCTTTTCCGTCGGAAAGACTGAGAGAAGCTCTAAGCGAAGACCCCGAGTTAG GCTGCCTGAGGTTCAGCTCCGCTGACGGCTTGGACCCTACAGAACCGTCCAAACTCTACCGGCTGCACGCGTTCGGAGGACGGGGTGTGTCCATTTTCCGGGCGGACGACCTGAGCTTGGTGTGGGACAGCGGAGACGACCTGGAGAGAATGGAGGCGAAGTTCTACCCGGAGATCTTCAACTCACGGTACGACGATAAGCCAGATGAAACACCAACTGACGAGTTCGACGACAGATCATGCAAGAGG GGACCGGAGCCTCAGTCACTGACTGTGGGTCGCATTGGGAACCAAACAATTATCTTCATCAGCGCTCAGAAGACAGGGTCCGTCTTTATCTACTCTCTTGACACCGGGGAGCAAATAACGCCCACTTTCCAGAGCGTGTACTGGGGAGGCAGGGCGGACCTGACCTGGGAGGAGGCGTACCGGGCCAGGCAGGTCGGAGACATGGACCCGGAGGACATGAG CTTTGTTCCCGGGGACAGGAGTCCTAACGGCACGCCTCTCCTTCTGGTGGCGGGGACGTCCAGTGGGACTGTGTCTGTATACGAGGTGATGGAATCGGTGGTGACCGCCAAA GCCAGCACCAAAACACCTGACCTGTATCTGGGACTGACCACCATTCTGTGTCTCCTGGTCATCAGTGGCTAA